In one Sporosarcina sp. 6E9 genomic region, the following are encoded:
- the rimI gene encoding ribosomal protein S18-alanine N-acetyltransferase has protein sequence MNVVKEITYREMVQGDIPSVVSIEEESFTVPWTQEIFEHEMTGNNYAHYIVALKNDVVIGHCGMWIVLDECHITNVAVLKRFRGYKIGEGLMREAIALCREMEVKLMTLEVRVSNHTAQNLYRKLGFKEGGIRKNYYSDDGEDALVMWVEL, from the coding sequence GGGCGATATTCCGTCAGTTGTTTCTATTGAAGAGGAATCGTTCACAGTTCCGTGGACACAGGAAATTTTCGAACATGAGATGACTGGTAATAATTATGCGCATTATATCGTTGCTTTGAAAAACGATGTGGTCATTGGTCATTGTGGAATGTGGATTGTTTTAGATGAGTGTCATATTACAAATGTTGCTGTTTTGAAACGATTTAGAGGGTATAAAATCGGTGAAGGCTTAATGCGAGAGGCGATTGCTCTTTGCAGAGAAATGGAAGTTAAGTTAATGACGTTAGAAGTACGCGTTAGCAACCATACTGCGCAAAACTTATATCGAAAGCTCGGCTTCAAAGAAGGCGGCATACGTAAAAACTATTATAGCGACGACGGCGAAGATGCTCTCGTCATGTGGGTGGAATTATAG